GCAATGCTCCAGCGGAGAAGAAACAAGTGAAAATCGAAGGCGCTCATGACATACCGCTGCAAGAGCTTGAGCAGCGCATCGGGGAGTTGCCGAAGGGCCAGACCATTCTCGTGTATTGCTGGGATGTGTGGTGCAATATGGCGAAAAAAGCAAGTCTTATCTTGCTCAACAACGGCTTCGAGGTGAAAGAGCTGTCGGGTGGTATTGCAGCTTGGCAGCAGTTGAGGCTGCCGGTTGAACAGTTGTAAAACATGCCGAGTTACAGGGCTATAGAGCTGGCCAACTGTCCAGCTCTATAGCCCTTGCACGGTATAAACGGTGCCTAAGATTCAGGCTTCACGAACGGCTGGCCGCTCGTTGAGGAGGGGCATGGAGGCGGCATCTGCGGCATAGAAACGCTGCAGGTCGGCGGCGAATTTTTCTAGACTCTCCGGGTTGGTGTAGACCATGTGGCCTGCCGGATAGTAGCTGAAGGCGATGTTGGAGCGGAGCGCCTGGGGCAGTCCCATGTGGTCAAAGTCGTACTCGGTCTGGCCGAAGGGCGTGGCCAGGTCAAAATAGCCATTGCAGACCAGAACTTTTAAGGTCGGCTGCCGAACGAGCGCGGCTGCCAGGTCGGGGGTGACCAGCGGGAAGGGCACTTTCTCTCCCCAAGAGGAGAGCGCGTGCTCAGGCAGCTGATGCCACCAAGTCCAGCCTTTGCCGGGCTCCATTGAATTCCAGTCAAAGTCAGCGAAGCCCACGCGCTCGGCCTTGCCCTCCCAGCCCAGCTCGTCGCGCAGGTAGGCGGATGCCAGGGAGGAGTATGCCGGATCCAGGAAGGAATCGTCGACCACAAAGGTTTCGTCGTCGCTGGTCTGGTCCATGTCGTAGCCCACGGTGCGTGCGTCGTACCGGCCCACAATCTTGCCCTCAGAGCGCAGGAGCTCCTTGCGGAAGCGGAAATCAACCACCCGCAAGTCGGAGGCCACCACGTATTCCTTGCTCAGCCCTGTCAGCTCAGCGTAGCGTTGCGCCACTTGATCTTTCGTGATGGGGTCCAGGCGATCGCCCTGGGTTAAGGCCTGGCGGAGGGGACCGTTGGCGAAGGCGCGGGCGGCCTGCAAGTGCTCGGCCATGGAGACGCTGGTACCAGCTTTGCCCTGGTATTTGGCGATGGCGGCGTAGGTGGGGAAGTAACCGATGTAAAACTGGTCGGAAGTAGCGAAGGTGAAAGCGTAGTTGAGGATGTTGGAGAGCAGGGTGATGCCGTTCAAGGCGACCCCGTCTTGCAGGAGGCGGTAGGACAGGGCAGCACTGCGAGTGGTGCCGTAGGATTCACCTAGCAGGTACTTGGGGGAGTTCCAGCGGTGGTAGCGGGTCAGGTAGGCGCGAATGAAGGCGGAGAAGCCTTTCACGTCGCCGTCCACCGACCACAGTTCCTTCTTGGCTTTCTCAAGAATCTGGGAGAAGCCGGCTCCTGCTGCATCGATGAATACAAGGTCTGAGTATGGCAGCAGGGAGTAGTCGTTGTCGACAAGCTGGTAGGGGGCACCGGGAACTGGCGCAGCATCTGGCACGTTGATGCGCTTGGGGCCCACCGAGCCCATCATCAGGAAGGTCGAGGAGGAACCCGGGCCGCCGTTGTAAATGAACGTCACCGGACGGGTTGGGTCTATATTGCCCTCGGCATCGACCACAGTAAAAGCCGAGAAAAAGATGGATGCAGCAGGTTTGACTTCCTTGGTGTCAATATTGATGGTGCCAACCGTAGCTTCATACTCCCAGTTCCGCCCGCCAATAATAACGCTGTGCTGCGTCCTGTGCTCCTGCTGTTCTGGCAATTTTTCGCCCTGCTGCTGACTGTTTGAGACCTGTGTTTGTGTCTGATTGCCTTCCGGGGTGGGTGCTTGACTGAATTCCATGGTGGTTTCCCTTCTGTGCTGGTTTGAGCTGATAACCCCATATCCTACTGGCGCGAGGTTATGAACAGTTTTCTTATTTAGTATTGTCATAAAACAAACTCTGGCAACAAATCATATAGACCGCGCTAAATGTGACGTACTATACAAAGAGTTTGCAGTTTAGGCGTTGTGGCCTACCGCTGTTGAACTGCCCCGGATGGATATTATGTGAGCCGAGCCATAGTCCGGAGCTGTTGAAGACTCGTAGGAAGAGAAAGGATTCAATGGTGAAGCGTTTTTCTAAAGCGGTTTTAGCTTCCCTGGCTGTTACTTCATTGATGTTTGTTGGTGCGTGTGGAAATGGGGGAGGTAAGAAGTCTGAGTCTTCTCAGCATCTTACTATTTCCTGGTGGGGGAACCAGGAGCGCAATGAGCGTACAAAGAAAATAAACGATATGTTCATCAAGGAGAACAAGGGTGTCACTATCGACGGTCAGTTCTCCGAATTTGCCGATTACTATCAAAAGCTGTCAGTCGGCGCTGCAGGCAAGAACATGCCCGACATTATGCAGATTGAGACTGCGCACTTTGCGCAATTCAAAAATAATGGGCTTTTGCTTGAGATACAGAAATATATTGATAATAAAACGATAGATGTTTCTCAGGTGGATAAAAAGGTTGTAGATCAAGGCAAGATTGATGGTGGCTTGTATGGCCTCACGAACGCGACGAATGCCCCAGCGCTCATTTACAACAAGACCTTGCTTGATAAACTGGGTATCACAGTTCCTGAGAATATGACTATTGCCCAGTTCGAGGACATTAGTCGTCAGGTCCAGGAGAAGTCTGGCTATAAAACTAATTTTAGATATTATGAGCCTAGTGATCAATTAGCATATATGTTGCGAGCTAATGGCAAAGTGCTCTACCAGGATGGCAAGCTGGGCGTTAAGTCAGCTTCAGAGTTAGAACCCTTCTTCCAAGTGTATGCCGATGGCATCAAACAGGGCTGGCATATGGATCCCAAAGTCTTCACCGAGTTGAAAATCAGCTCAGTCGAGCAAGATCCTCTAGTGTATGGTACGGATCCGGCCCGGATGTCCTGGTGCAGTTTCCGTTACTCCTCTCAGTTGGTGGCCTACCAGGCTGTCGCTCAGCATGGTGATCATTTAGCTATGGTTCCATGGCCTTCGGCAAACGTTGCAAAATCGGATTATTTAAAGCCGAGCCAGTATTGGGTCATATCAAAGAATTGCAAGAATCCTGACCTGGCAGCGAAGTGGATTAACTTCTATACCAACAATGTGGAAGCCAATAAAATTTTGCTCACAGATCGTGGCCTACCCGTTAGTACAA
This window of the Bombiscardovia nodaiensis genome carries:
- a CDS encoding sulfurtransferase, translated to MMGSPQQFIQKDYLEAVLASSISPMDYLQSQRATPGKYFLVDVRNAPAEKKQVKIEGAHDIPLQELEQRIGELPKGQTILVYCWDVWCNMAKKASLILLNNGFEVKELSGGIAAWQQLRLPVEQL
- a CDS encoding carboxypeptidase → MEFSQAPTPEGNQTQTQVSNSQQQGEKLPEQQEHRTQHSVIIGGRNWEYEATVGTINIDTKEVKPAASIFFSAFTVVDAEGNIDPTRPVTFIYNGGPGSSSTFLMMGSVGPKRINVPDAAPVPGAPYQLVDNDYSLLPYSDLVFIDAAGAGFSQILEKAKKELWSVDGDVKGFSAFIRAYLTRYHRWNSPKYLLGESYGTTRSAALSYRLLQDGVALNGITLLSNILNYAFTFATSDQFYIGYFPTYAAIAKYQGKAGTSVSMAEHLQAARAFANGPLRQALTQGDRLDPITKDQVAQRYAELTGLSKEYVVASDLRVVDFRFRKELLRSEGKIVGRYDARTVGYDMDQTSDDETFVVDDSFLDPAYSSLASAYLRDELGWEGKAERVGFADFDWNSMEPGKGWTWWHQLPEHALSSWGEKVPFPLVTPDLAAALVRQPTLKVLVCNGYFDLATPFGQTEYDFDHMGLPQALRSNIAFSYYPAGHMVYTNPESLEKFAADLQRFYAADAASMPLLNERPAVREA
- the yesO_1 gene encoding putative ABC transporter substrate-binding protein YesO, coding for MVKRFSKAVLASLAVTSLMFVGACGNGGGKKSESSQHLTISWWGNQERNERTKKINDMFIKENKGVTIDGQFSEFADYYQKLSVGAAGKNMPDIMQIETAHFAQFKNNGLLLEIQKYIDNKTIDVSQVDKKVVDQGKIDGGLYGLTNATNAPALIYNKTLLDKLGITVPENMTIAQFEDISRQVQEKSGYKTNFRYYEPSDQLAYMLRANGKVLYQDGKLGVKSASELEPFFQVYADGIKQGWHMDPKVFTELKISSVEQDPLVYGTDPARMSWCSFRYSSQLVAYQAVAQHGDHLAMVPWPSANVAKSDYLKPSQYWVISKNCKNPDLAAKWINFYTNNVEANKILLTDRGLPVSTKVLEAIKPNLTQPDKDAVDYIQKVVTPHSTAINPPSPSGASEVDSKVLPSVEENLCYGKISVKEAAQQFFDQANQSLANAR